The genomic window CACGAACTGAACGCCGGCCAGACCCTGATGGTCTGGCCGGCGTTGCCGGGCGGCCCGCAGGGCTAACGCCCGCGGCCGAAGAGGTCGAGGCGCAGGTAGACGCCGGGACGCGACTCCGGGGTGAGCCCCGCAAAGCCCCCGAAGGTGTACCCCAGGTTGAGCCAGACCGGATCGGCCAGGCGCAGGCTGCCCTCGAGGTTGAAGGCGGTATGCGAGGCCGCTGCCGCGGGCTGCCACAGCAGGTAGGCTCCGGCCCCCACCCCGAAGCGCCCGCCGAAGTAGTAGTTGCCGCCCAGGCCGATCTGGTAGAGGTTGGCGGCGGCGTCGGCGAAGTCGATCCGGTACGCGGCGCTGGGACGCAGCTGGAAAGCGAGCGAGGGGTGCCAGGTGGGGGCGAACTCGCCCTCGAGCTGGGTGGCGGTGCCGCTGCGGAGGCGGTGGTAGGTGAGGAACTGCAACACCCTGCCGCGGTAGGCGTAGGCCAGGGTGAAACGGCCGCGGCTGGGCCCGCCGAAGCTGTAGTTGGCGTCGAAGGAAACGGCCTGCCGTTCGTCGAGACGCCCGCTGGCGCCGCTGCGCAGCGTCAGCTTGGACCCGCCCGTACCCACGCTGCCCTCGATGCCGAAGGTGGCGCTGAGGTCGTCTTCCTGGTAGCGCACCCCGGCGCCGGCGGCGGCGCGGCGATCGGGGGAGGCCAGGCTCTGCTCGTAGCCTGCGAAGACGTCGAGGCTGACGCGTTCGCTGACCGGGAAGGGGGCTTCGATGCCGAAGCGGGCGCGGTTGCCCCTGCCCGAGGCGTTGGGCAGCAGGTAGTCGAGGTGCAGGTTCGCGGGCCCCAGCCGCTGGGTCAGACCCAGGGTGCCGGAGAGGCCGCGGCCCCAGGTGTAGGCCAGCTCGCCGGTGGCGGCCAGGTCGGCGTCGATGGCCCGCCGCAGCGAGAGGGTGGTGAGCGAGGGGGCCACCGAGAAGCTCTGGGCGTGGGTGAGGGTGAGCCGGGTCGCCCCGTCGCGGTAGCCCACGCGGCCCAGGGCCTCGAGCGAGCCGGTGCTCCACTCGTACCCCAGCCCTGCCCCGGCTTCGAGGCGGTCCGAGAGGCGGCGCTCGAAGAGGAGGGAGGTGCGGTTGTACAGGCTCGTGCCGCGGTGCTCGAAGGCCAGGGTGTTGCGGTCGCTCAGCGCCCCCGCAACCCGCAGGCTGCCCTGGAGTTGTCCGTCGTAGCGCAGGTTTCCGCCCGCCGAGAAGGCCCCCTCGCGCCCGGAGGCGCGCAGCCCGAAGACCTGGCGGCCGGCGTCGAGGCCGTAGCTCACCGCGGCGCTGAAGGCGGGGGTGGTGTAGCCCAGCTCGGCCCCCAGCTTCCAGGAGGCGCCCTGGTCGAGCGTGGCCGCGGCGGCGCCGAAGCTGAAGGGGCCGCGGCGGTAGACCGCGCCGGCGCCCAGGGCCAGGGTGTCGCGCGGCGCCGAAGCGGGCGCGTAGGTCACGACCAGGCGCACCGGTGCGCCGTAGGCGTCGCGCGGCCAGAGGGGCTCGGCCAGGGTGAGGGTGCCCGAGGCGGCGTCGAGCACGTAGTCGCGCAGCGGCTGGAGCCGGGTCTCCAGCGCCCCCTCGCGCAGGATCACCTGCTCGCTCCCCGCCCGCACCGGCTGCGCCAGGGCGTAGACGCGGGTGCCGTCGGGCACGATCTCCTCGGTCGTCTCGCTGCCGGGCAGCAGGGCCACGAACGCGCCGGCGTTCACGTCGCCGCGGTACTGCCCCACCAGCGCGGTGGCGCGCGGCATGCCGGAGAGGGCCGGGAGGGCGAGCGGCGTGCGGTAGTAGCCCGCGGTCACGTCCTCGCGCTGGTAGCGCAGCGCCACGCCGTCGTCGGAGAGGAGGGGCTCCTGCGCCTCTTCTCCGGAACCCGTGAGCGGGTACCGCCGGTCGGGCCGTTCCTCGTCGCCGAGGCCGGGGTGCACGCCCAGGCCCGCGGCGGTGAGGTTGGCCTGGGTGTCGAGCGCCCCCTCGAGCGTGCCGCCCGCGATCGGCGCTTCCAGGTAGCCGCGGGCCAGGCCGCCCAGCTCGAAGCCGCCGCCGTAGCGGGCGGTGATGCTGCCCTGGGCGAACCAGAGGGTGCGCTCCGGAGCGGGGACGTAGAAGCTTTCGTCGTAGCGCAGCTCGCCGTCGGCCACCCGCACCCTTGCCATGCCGGGGGAGGGGGCGGGCTCGAGCTCCACCTCGGCCACACCGCCCTGCAGGCGCACCTGGTAACCCGAGATTTCAGGAGCGGCGTCAGGCGTAATCGGCTCGGGACGGGTCTGCAAGGTGAGGTAGCCGTCGCCCTCGGGTTCGCCGTCGCCGCCGTAGCGAACGACACGTACCCGCAGCGGCGTGCGTCCGTCGGCCACCGCTTTCACGGGCTCCACGGCGACGGTGCCGGGTTCGCCCGGGCGCACGGCGCGGGTGGGGACGCCTTCGCCGCCGGCGAGCCGGCGGGCGCCTTCGTAGGCCTGCTTCAGGGGTTCGCCCACCAGCGCCAGCTCGCGGTCGCCCGTGAGCAGCGTGAGCTCGGGCTCGGCGAGCGGCGGCAGCGCGTCGCTGTGCTCGAGCGCGTAGGTCAGCTCACCCTGCGCCTCGAAGGGCAGCAGCCAGTAGAGGCGGCCCTCTGAGTCCACGCGCGGATCGGCCACGGGGGCGCCGT from Oceanithermus desulfurans includes these protein-coding regions:
- a CDS encoding DUF11 domain-containing protein, which translates into the protein MKRLSYLFFFLLAQLAVGALGQVGQHPLVIPGTELGWDTARLELVLRVTETTPVVLKVFSPGFDPNDYRSPDELGDERYDGGTDELKTLIRIFDASGTLRLRKEYGNEPHRWYTLINGDLASGDYLIDMQFFGNGKNALAFKLLADAAKATLQVAPGSMTTYNVHGPKWQYPFRFSRRGWEAPIRVGVFDGDGPRELEVRVERPDGRVTPLPTPGNGEWTRLLVDEAGTYRFGFRQPEGARQYTNTVGFQIFLDPVVVEVVDEQGRAVEGAAYVTRGYYDRTVVLNGVPEGWTHVATEVRNGRKLDETHALFGPGGGAVRFVLRPKTGVLEVRAAAVCDAVRTPAPLTLTLGDHRVTLDEQGRAELALPAGRYPVQLSVPGASVRAPADVEVRPGARTRLDLVLEPRLRLGLTADPAAASVGESFRIRARLASDYPFPLPAELDLAAPAGVELEGAASASGTVFAARPLELELQARAVKAGSYTLRAVATPCTAEASVRLTVHEPAAFGLEKRALTPEVTPGGTARFLLRVTNRGGAAGSVRLRDALPAGLSGAELNRTLSLEPGEVREIELTARVAQDARGTLENIAYLEQDGREVARAQASVTVLAPGAELARTLDKRIVVPGEGIEVCLQLSNPGKAPLVYTLDDAFPDWVEPLEPPHFRGELPPGGKTEHCYPARVQAGGEATGRFQAVLQSNAGELTAPDTLRRVPAGLAKSVTPKRLQAGEAATFHVEVKNPTDHPLTLRLVETPEAGLGMEAEEATVTLQPGEARSFAYPAHPEAPGDYVNRAAVFVGEVPAADPVEAALTVFEPLTLERSSTVRLPFAVEGKGDALIVRHAVPEGARYRLGSSRLDGAPVADPRVDSEGRLYWLLPFEAQGELTYALEHSDALPPLAEPELTLLTGDRELALVGEPLKQAYEGARRLAGGEGVPTRAVRPGEPGTVAVEPVKAVADGRTPLRVRVVRYGGDGEPEGDGYLTLQTRPEPITPDAAPEISGYQVRLQGGVAEVELEPAPSPGMARVRVADGELRYDESFYVPAPERTLWFAQGSITARYGGGFELGGLARGYLEAPIAGGTLEGALDTQANLTAAGLGVHPGLGDEERPDRRYPLTGSGEEAQEPLLSDDGVALRYQREDVTAGYYRTPLALPALSGMPRATALVGQYRGDVNAGAFVALLPGSETTEEIVPDGTRVYALAQPVRAGSEQVILREGALETRLQPLRDYVLDAASGTLTLAEPLWPRDAYGAPVRLVVTYAPASAPRDTLALGAGAVYRRGPFSFGAAAATLDQGASWKLGAELGYTTPAFSAAVSYGLDAGRQVFGLRASGREGAFSAGGNLRYDGQLQGSLRVAGALSDRNTLAFEHRGTSLYNRTSLLFERRLSDRLEAGAGLGYEWSTGSLEALGRVGYRDGATRLTLTHAQSFSVAPSLTTLSLRRAIDADLAATGELAYTWGRGLSGTLGLTQRLGPANLHLDYLLPNASGRGNRARFGIEAPFPVSERVSLDVFAGYEQSLASPDRRAAAGAGVRYQEDDLSATFGIEGSVGTGGSKLTLRSGASGRLDERQAVSFDANYSFGGPSRGRFTLAYAYRGRVLQFLTYHRLRSGTATQLEGEFAPTWHPSLAFQLRPSAAYRIDFADAAANLYQIGLGGNYYFGGRFGVGAGAYLLWQPAAAASHTAFNLEGSLRLADPVWLNLGYTFGGFAGLTPESRPGVYLRLDLFGRGR